Below is a window of Vicinamibacterales bacterium DNA.
GAAGTCTCCCGCCTTGCCGGCCCCCGCGATGGCCACCCGCGCGGCTTTTGCCGCCCCGTTGACGATGGGGGTGACGAAGAACTCGTAGAGGCGCCCGCGGATCTCACCCGAAGCGGTGGCGCGCTTCACTTCCCCGCCGGTGCCTTGATCGAGCCAGGTCAGAGCCTCCGCCGGCGACTCACCTTCGAACACCGGGATGACGAGCAGGTCGGTATCGCAGTCGGCCGGCGGACCGGCAATGAGTCGGATCACGGGAGCAACCTGGGTCGACGCCATAAGAGGAGGATTATAATGGCTCTATGAAGTTTCTGGCGCTTCCCCTAATGATCGTGTTCACGATGCCGCTCGCCGACAAATCGCAGCGCCCGAAGCTGTCGGTCAAGGCGAGTCCGTCGATGAGCATGTCGCCGGCGCGGATCGTCGCTTCGGCGGACGTCAACGGCGGCGCGGACGACTTCGAGGAGTTCTACTGCGCGTCGGTCGAATGGGACTGGGGGGACGACACGAAATCCAACAACACCGTCGACTGCGACCCCTACGAGCCCGGGAAGAGCACGATCAAGCGCCGCTTCACCGCGGATCACGTGTACCGCACCGCCGGCGAGTACCGGATTCAGTTCCGGTTGAAGAAGAAGAACAAGTCGGTCGCCTCGGCCAGCACGTCGGTCCGGATTCGCCCCGGGCTCGGGGACATCGGCGGCGACCCGTGGCGCTGACGCTACTGTAGCTTCACGCCGGCCTTCAGTTCGCGTCCCGTCAACTCGCGCGTGCGGGTGTCGGTCGAGACGCTCTGCAGGTACTCGTTCACCGTCAGCACCGCCCGAAACAGCATCTTCCCCATTGCGGCGATGCTGACCGAGCTGTCGTCGTCGCCGAAGACGACGTTGCTCGCCGCGGCGCTCTCCTTTTCGGCGATCGTGCCGAGCGTCGCGAGCGCCCGAATGTAGTACCGCGTCCCGTCCGACAGGGCGTCGGGCCGGCCGAGATCGATCCGCAGCGACAGCGGCTCCTGCCACGCCGGCTGGCGGCTGACCTCTCCATACTGATCGGCCACCTTCACCGCGCGCGTCTGCCGGTCGAGCACCATGCGGAAGACCGACACGGCGGCCGGGTTCGCGAGCTTGTCCCACACCGGACGGTCCTCCCAGAGTTCGAGCTGGAGGCGGAGGTGAATCGCGGCGCCGTCCTCGAGAATCGCCTGGAACTTGGCGGGGAACAGGTCGCGCAGCTCGAGCGCGGCGAACAGGCTGCCGCCCGCCACGCGAATCTCGATGACCTTCGTGTCGAGCGCGAAGGCGGATGCGGCGTGCGCGAGCGTCAGCGCGAGTGCCAGGATGACGGGAAGGCCCCGGCGTCGCATCAGAACGTCGGCGAGAAGCGCAGCAGAATCTGCCGCGACCTGGGAATGGCCGCGGCGCGGAAGCCGATTTCCAGACGAACGCCGCCGGCGCCGATCCCGGCGCCGACGCCGCGCAGCCATCGCGTGGGCGCCGCGTCGCCGGTGACGCGCCCCGCGTCGTAGAAGACGAAGACGCTGGCGCGGTCGCCGGCGTCTTCCCGCACGCCCGGCGAGAGGTCGACGCGGTACTCGGCGTTGATCAGCGCCATTCCCGTCCCGCGCGCCTCCTTGAACCGGTAGCCGTGCACGCTGCCGATGCCGCCGACGGCGAACAGCCGCTCCGCCGGCAGCGTCCCGTTCGAGAAGCCGAACAAGCCGCGCAGAGACAGCGTCGTCCACCGCGACAGCGGCAGATGGCCGCGCGCGTGGAGGATGTGGCGGTCGAAGTCGGCATCGCCGTTCAGGGCGCGTCCGGCGATCTCCGACGTCCAGTCCAGCCGCAGGCCGGGATTCTGCCGGGTGCGCGATCCGTAGAGACTGTCCTTGAGATGGCGCACGTAGGTGGCGCGATTGCCTGCGCCGGTGAGCGCCCGGGTATCGAACGTGTACCCGAGCACCAGCGCGTTGACGCGGCGATCCTCGACGGCGAGCGCGGGACGGAACATCGCGTCGTCGCGGAAGAACGAGTACGACGTCGCGTTGGCGAGCGGCTCGTGCCGATCCCAGCGCACCATCGCGCTGAGCTCGTTGTGCGGCCCGGCGTGGAGCACGCCGAACACCTGGGCGCCGCGGCGGCGGTAGTAATCGCGGAAGCTGTTCTTGAACGCGAGCGACACCAGCGTCTGCTCGAAGGTGCTGATCCGCCACCAGTCGTCCGAGGCGGTGACGTCGTGGATCTCGCCGCCGAGGAACAGCCGCGCCGGTCCGCGCAACACCGGACGCTCGATCCCGGCGGAGTATCCCGGATCGTCGCGGCCGAACTTGTACGACACGTAGCCGTCGACGAACGTGTGATTGAAGTTCCGGTGATCGAACAGCGACGTCGAGAAGCCCACCGCCGGCGAGAAGCCGTCGGCGGGCGAATAGAGATCCTCGCGGCCGCTGCCGAGCGTGCCGTCGGTGTTGGACCGGTTCCAGCGCAGCGGAATCACCAGCACGCTGCGGCCGGCGCGCCGTTCGAGCACGACCTCTGAGACCGTGGATGTGCCCTGCTGCGGCTGGCTGCGGCGCGGCGCGCCGATCGACAGCGCCCCGCGGCTCCCGGCGACGAGCGCCGCGGTGGCGCGGCCGACCACGCGCCGGTTGTAGATGTCACCGGGGCGGATCTCGAGATCGCGGCGGTAGCGTTCCGCGTCGTCTTCGCGGATGCCGCGCAGCTCGACTTCGTCGATGCGCCCTTCGTCGACGGCCAGCGTCAGCCGTCCGGCCTCGAACTCGCCCGTGACGCGGGCCTCGCTGTAGCCGTCCCGCTCGTAGCGCTCCTGCAGGGATTTCGCCACCGTCTGCGCGTCGCCCGGCAGCGGCGCACCCTCGCGCAGCCTCAGCAGCCAGAGCACGTCGTCCCGCTGGTAGACGGTGGCCCCCTCGAGGCGAAGTTCGGTGAGGATGGGGGCGGGCTGGATGGCCGATTGCGCCTGGGGGGCGGCCTGTCCTGCGGCGGAACTCGCGGCAAGGGACAGGACGGCCAGCACCCAGGTCATCACGGCACAGGGACGAGTTCGAGCGGAGTGAAGTTCCCGTCGGCGAACCGGAAGGCGCGCACCGTGCGCGTGCCGTGCGCCAGCGAGATGATGACGTGGAACATCGCCGGATCGGTGAGGCGCGCGCGGTCGGTCTCGGACGGTCCCGACGGACCGTTGGGGTGCGAGTGATAGGCGCCGATGACGTCGAGCCCCGCGGCGCGGGCGCGGCGGATGGCGGCGAAATGATCCGCAGGCTCGACCTGGAATCGCGTGCGGCTCCGCCGCACGTTCCGCGCCGGGGCCGCGTCCTCCACCACCTGCGCGTTGCCGATCAGCAGGCCGCAGCACTCGTTCGGAAGATCGCCGACGGCGTGCGCCACGATGCGGTCGAGCACCTGCTGCCGGATCTTCACGCCGCCTCGACGATCATTGCCGTGCCCATGCCTCCGCCGATGCAGAGAGAGGCGGCGCCGCGGCCGCCGCCCCGCCTGCGCAGCGTGTGCACCAGCGTGGTGAGCACGCGCGCGCCGCTCGCGCCGATGGGATGGCCCAGCGCGATCGCGCCGCCGTGCACGTTCACCTTCGCGGCGTTCAACCCGAGCTCGCGGCTCACGGCCAGCGACTGCGCGGCGAAGGCTTCGTTCAATTCGATCGCGTCGAGAGCGTCGAGCGTCAGCCCGGCGCGATCCACCGCCTTGCGCATCGCCTCCACCGGGCCCATGCCCATGATCAACGGATCGACGCCCGTGGTGCAGTACGCGAGGATGCGCGCCAGCGGCCTGCGGTCGTGCTCCTTCGCCCAGCGCTCGGTCGCGATCACGAGCGCCGCGGCGCCGTCGTTGATGCCGGAGGCATTGCCGGCGGTGACGCTGCCGTCCTTCGTGAATGCCGCCTTCAACGCCGCGAGCTTCTCTGCCGTCGTGCCAGCGCGCGGGTATTCGTCCCGCGCGACGACGACCGGCTCCCCCTTCCTCTGCGGCACCGGAACGGCGACGATTTCGTCGGCGAACACGCCCGACGCGATCGCCCGTTCGGCGCGCGCCTGGCTCTCCGCCGCGAATGCGTCCTGGTCGGCGCGCGAGACCCCGTAGCGCTTCGCCACCTCTTCGGCGGTGATGCCCATGTGGCAGCCGTTGATCGCGCAGGTGAGCCCTTCGTGCAGCATGGAGTCGACGATCTCGGCGTTCCCCATGCGGTAGCCCCAGCGCGCGCCCTTCATCAGGTAGGGCGCGCTGCTCATCGATTCGGTGCCGCCGGC
It encodes the following:
- a CDS encoding BamA/TamA family outer membrane protein, with the translated sequence MTWVLAVLSLAASSAAGQAAPQAQSAIQPAPILTELRLEGATVYQRDDVLWLLRLREGAPLPGDAQTVAKSLQERYERDGYSEARVTGEFEAGRLTLAVDEGRIDEVELRGIREDDAERYRRDLEIRPGDIYNRRVVGRATAALVAGSRGALSIGAPRRSQPQQGTSTVSEVVLERRAGRSVLVIPLRWNRSNTDGTLGSGREDLYSPADGFSPAVGFSTSLFDHRNFNHTFVDGYVSYKFGRDDPGYSAGIERPVLRGPARLFLGGEIHDVTASDDWWRISTFEQTLVSLAFKNSFRDYYRRRGAQVFGVLHAGPHNELSAMVRWDRHEPLANATSYSFFRDDAMFRPALAVEDRRVNALVLGYTFDTRALTGAGNRATYVRHLKDSLYGSRTRQNPGLRLDWTSEIAGRALNGDADFDRHILHARGHLPLSRWTTLSLRGLFGFSNGTLPAERLFAVGGIGSVHGYRFKEARGTGMALINAEYRVDLSPGVREDAGDRASVFVFYDAGRVTGDAAPTRWLRGVGAGIGAGGVRLEIGFRAAAIPRSRQILLRFSPTF
- a CDS encoding M67 family metallopeptidase, encoding MKIRQQVLDRIVAHAVGDLPNECCGLLIGNAQVVEDAAPARNVRRSRTRFQVEPADHFAAIRRARAAGLDVIGAYHSHPNGPSGPSETDRARLTDPAMFHVIISLAHGTRTVRAFRFADGNFTPLELVPVP
- a CDS encoding acetyl-CoA C-acetyltransferase; the encoded protein is MDNAVILSACRTPIGSFGGAFKDLSASELGAIVIREAIARARIDAAGLGDVIMGCVLQAGAGMNVARQAALKAGVPVQVPAETVNRVCGSGLQAVVHAVEAVKAGFIDLMLAGGTESMSSAPYLMKGARWGYRMGNAEIVDSMLHEGLTCAINGCHMGITAEEVAKRYGVSRADQDAFAAESQARAERAIASGVFADEIVAVPVPQRKGEPVVVARDEYPRAGTTAEKLAALKAAFTKDGSVTAGNASGINDGAAALVIATERWAKEHDRRPLARILAYCTTGVDPLIMGMGPVEAMRKAVDRAGLTLDALDAIELNEAFAAQSLAVSRELGLNAAKVNVHGGAIALGHPIGASGARVLTTLVHTLRRRGGGRGAASLCIGGGMGTAMIVEAA